The stretch of DNA ATCATCGGGCTCTGCGGTGGTCAACCCCTGTACCTATATAATCACCATTTTCTTTTAGATAAAATAAAAGCAGAGCACCCGCCCTGCTGTTAAAACTATTTCAAGCCGTACTTTTTGCGGAATTTTTCCGCTCGCCCGCCTGTTTCAACAGTCCGCTGGGAACCGGTGTAAAACGGGTGACATTTGGAGCAAATCTCCACCTTAATTTCCTTCTTTGTGGAGCCGGTGGTAAAAGTCTCGCCGCATACGCAAGTTACTTTAGCTTCTCCATATTTGGGATGAATTTTTTCCTTCACAGTGGCTCACCTCTTTCCGGTAAAATATATATGGGGTAGACATAGAATAAACACAACTTTCCTTATAAGACACTTAATCATTATAGCATAACGATTTTTATCAATCAAGAAAATATTACATTGCTCTAATTTGTGCACAAGCTTCAAACCCCTTCGCCACGCATAGCGAACCTTCTCGACCACCGCCATGTTTAATAAGACACAGGGACGTTTCGTCCGTCTTACTCCCTCAGCTCTTCGCCACGCTTTGACACGGGACGTTTGCTCCGTCATAACCTCTGTACCCCCTGTACCCCCTGGAGCCCTTCGCCACGCTTTTAAGAACGCTCGAACCGTCCCTATCTCCGCTAACTTGTTAATTGCTGTAGCATTAACACGGCAATGTGACTGCTTTATAGAACATGCCCAAGGGCTGGACTTACGACTTAATATATTTTTCTAGAAGAGCTTGTTCGAAAAGGTAGGCTTTGGTTTGAGAGACGAAGCCTATACGGAAATAAGCAAGCACCGCGGAAGCCGAGCCAACACAGAAGTTCGAAGTGGATCTCGGGCGGACTTTTCGAACAGAGTCTATGAAGATACCGGCCTTGAAAAATTGCCCAGCTCCAGGCCTGGTATACTCCGCAGTGCTTCAATAAGCTGCCCGACACCATATATTTCACCATTAACGAGTACCTGGCGATAGAAAAAATCGGGGTCAATGTTTAAATTGCGCAGCTGCACCTTGTTTACGCCGTTATCCTCGATAAAATCCACCAGCGCTTCAATTTCCACGTCACGGTCGTTTAAACCGGGCAGCACCAGCAGGTTTAAAGACACAAAAACCCCCAGGGAACGGGCTATCCTAATTGATGCAGCCACATCAGTGAGGCGGTAATCCCAGGGCCGGTAATAGGACTGGTAAACTTGTTCCCGGGCGCTGATCAGGCTGACCCGCATGGAATCAAGCCCGGCCCGGCAAATTTTCTCCACTCCCAGGGT from Desulfoscipio gibsoniae DSM 7213 encodes:
- the rpmE gene encoding 50S ribosomal protein L31 codes for the protein MKEKIHPKYGEAKVTCVCGETFTTGSTKKEIKVEICSKCHPFYTGSQRTVETGGRAEKFRKKYGLK